In Tachysurus vachellii isolate PV-2020 chromosome 1, HZAU_Pvac_v1, whole genome shotgun sequence, a genomic segment contains:
- the nmd3 gene encoding 60S ribosomal export protein NMD3, translating into MEYMQAPASSSQGNILCCTCGIPIPPNPANMCVSCLRTQVDISDGIPKQVSVHFCKQCERYLQPPGTWVQCALESRELLTLCLKKIKSSMSKVRLVDAGFVWTEPHSKRIKLKLSIQKEVMNGAILQQVFVVDFIIQSQMCDDCHRVEAKDYWKAVVQVRQKTVHKKTFYYLEQLILKHRVHQNTLRIKEIHDGIDFYYGSKQHAQKMVDFLQCVVPCRSKSSQRLISHDVHSNSYNYKSTFSVEIVPICKDNVVCLSPRLAQSMGNLGQVCVCVQVTSTVHLIDPNTLQVAEIDANTYWRHPFNSLLNPRQLEEFIVMDIDIIRDQRLGAGAGLRSNKHTLAEVWVQKTSEMNTSQQYHCRTHLGHLLNIGDLVLGYDFANSNLNDEFLNKMNPHHVPDVVLIKKSYDRTRRIKRRNWKLKELHRDREGVDTDDERQYQDFLEDLEEDESLRKNVNIFRDVSKVPVESDTDDEGIPRISLAEMMEDLNLNDATGGDGADMMTN; encoded by the exons GCCAAGGCAATAT CCTTTGCTGCACATGTGGCATCCCCATCCCCCCGAACCCAGCCAACATGTGTGTGTCCTGCCTGAGGACCCAGGTGGACATCTCCGACGGAATCCCCAAGCAGGTCTCCGTCCATTTCTGCAAACAGTGTGAACG GTACCTGCAGCCCCCAGGCACATGGGTTCAGTGTGCTTTAGAGTCCCGTGAGCTGCTCACGCTCTgtctaaagaaaataaagagctCAATGTCAAAG GTGCGACTCGTCGACGCAGGGTTCGTGTGGACGGAGCCGCATTCTAAAAGGATCAAGTTGAAGCTCAGCATTCAGAAAGAG gtcatgAACGGCGCCATCCTGCAGCAGGTGTTTGTGGTGGATTTCATTATTCAGTCGCAGATGTGCGACGACTGCCATCGGGTGGAAGCCAAGGATTACTGGAAGGCCGTCGTGCAAGTCAGACAGAAG ACGGTCCACAAGAAGACCTTCTATTACCTGGAACAGTTGATTCTGAAGCATAGAGTGCACCAGAACACACTTCGCATCAAGGAAATCCACG ACGGCATAGATTTCTACTACGGCTCCAAGCAGCACGCACAAAAGATGGTGGATTTCTTGCAGTGTGTGGTTCCATGCAG ATCAAAGTCCTCGCAGCGTCTCATCTCTCACGACGTTCACTCGAACTCCTACAACTACAAAAGCACCTTCTCTGTAGAGATCGTGCCCATCTGTAAG gacaATGTGGTGTGTCTGTCTCCACGTCTGGCCCAGAGCATGGGAAACCTcggccaggtgtgtgtgtgcgtccagGTGACCAGCACGGTGCACCTCATTGACCCAAACACTCTGCAGG TCGCAGAGATAGACGCGAACACGTACTGGCGTCACCCATTTAACAGCCTCCTGAACCCGCGCCAGCTGGAGGAGTTTATTGTCATGGACATCGACATCATCAGGGACCAGCGATTAGGAGCAGGAGCTGGACTGAGATCTAACAAG CACACCTTGGCTGAAGTGTGGGTTCAGAAGACCAGTGAGATGAACACCAGTCAGCAGTATCACTGTCGCACCCATCTGGGCCACCTGCTCAACATCGGAGACCTGGTGCTGGG tTACGACTTCGCCAACTCGAACCTCAACGACGAGTTTCTGAACAAGATGAATCCTCACCATGTGCCTGATGTG GTTCTGATCAAGAAGAGCTACGACAGAACAAGGAGAATAAAGCGCAGGAACTGGAAGTTGAAGGAGctgcacagagacagagaaggcGTGGACACGGATGATGAAAG GCAATACCAGGACTTCTTGGAGGATCTTGAGGAAGACGAGTCCTTGCGTAAAAACGTCAACATCTTCAGAG ATGTCTCCAAGGTTCCTGTGGAAAGCGACACTGATGATGAGGGAATACCCAGGATCTCGCTGGCGGAGATGATGGAAGACCTGAACCTTAACGACGCCACCGGAGGAGACGGGGCGGACATGATGACTAATTAG